The Mycobacteriales bacterium DNA segment TCGACGGGCGAGCCGGCCAGCGTGCGCGCGAAGGCCGTCAGGGCGTTCGCCGGAAGGTCGGTGCGGGACAGGTGTGACAGGGCACCTGCCTGCTCCGGCGGGTTGTCCTTGTGCTCCTCGATGGTGCCGAAGTAGCAGTGCGGGCAGGCGAACGCGCAGGGGGAGCGCAGGGCCCACAGCAGGGTCACGTCACGAGGCACGGGCGGCCTGCCGATCCAGCATGGTGGTCACGATCTCCCGGACGGCTCCGGCAGTCTCGTCCGGCGACATGCCGGCCGCGTCGACGAGGGTGTACCGCCCGGGATCGCCGGTGGCCGCTTTGCGGTACAACGCGTCGATCTGTTCGATCAGCCGTCTGTCCGCCGGCGCGAGCGGGCGCCCGATCCGGTCGGCGAAGCGCCGCGCGCACACCGCGGGGTTGCCCGTGAGCAGGATGGTCGCGTCCGGGAGATGCCGCCAGCGCCGGGCGCTCGACAGCACGTGCCGGGCCACTGCTTCTGGCGACGTCTCAGGGGTCTGGGAGCACAGGATCGCGGCCTGGTACACGGCGATGGAGTCCACGCCGCGGTCCTCGATGATCACCCCGACTCCGGCCAGGTCTCGCCCGGCCAGCCGCTCGGCTTTGCGGACCTGCAGTGCGAGCAGGGCGAGGGTCTCCACGACCGGGTAGCCGGTGCGCAGGAAAGGGTCGCCCTGCTCGCTCAACGCGGCGATCACCTGCCCGGGCAGCGTGTCGCCGGACTGGTCGGTGAGCTCGTCCAGGAGCAGGCATCGCGCACCGAGCATGGCGGCGGCTGAGCGGGCCGCGTTCGTCTTCCCGACACCGTTGATCCCCTCGATGCTCACCCACAGCGGCATGGCACCGGGCGCCAGCGCGCTGGTCATGCCGGCCTCATGCAGACGTAGAGCAGTTCCGTGGCCACGTCGGGAACGGCGACGGCGGAGACCGCATCCAGCAGCGCCTTGGGGACGCGTTCGACCAGGTTGCGGTACCAGGCGGCCGCAGCATCCCCGTACCGGCCGGTGAGCGCAGCCGCCAGCACCTCCGGTGCGGGCGGCAGCAGGCCCATCACGTCCTCGATGACCAGGCCCGCGTCGCCGATCACCTGTTCGGCCTCGTCGCGCGACCACTCGTAGAGGTGGACGCGGTACTGCAGCGGGCGAGGCGGGGGCCCGACGGCCGCCGGGGTGGAAAGGTAGAGCACTCCCCCCTGAGCCAGCGCTGCGGCGGTGTTCCGCAGGCTCTGCACGCCGAGCTCGAACGGCAGATGCTCCAGCGCCGAGGTGTAGAGGGCGATGTCGAACGAGGGCAGAGCTGGCCAGGGCTGGGCCACGTCGCACTCCACCAGCTCCACCGGGAAGGGGTCGCCGTACGTCGCGCGCAGGGCCTGGATCCGCTCGCGGGCCTCATCGAGATTGGCAGCGCTGATGTCCAGTCCGACGTACCCCCCGATCTTCGGGGCGTAGCGGTAGAGCAGCGGCAGCGCCAGCCCGCGGCCGCAGCACACATCCAGCACACGCGAGTTCGGCGCGCACTGCTCAGCGACGATCAGGTGCTGCAGGAGGTTCATCAGACCCGACGGCTTGGCTTCACCGCGGCTCAATGCCGCGTAGAAGTCGTCCATCTGGTTGGTGCTGTAGGGCCCCACCATCGGGGTTCCCGGCCGGGTCACGTACTGCTCCGGCAGTTCCGCAGCGTTCATCGTTGTGCTCCCAGGGAATCGTCCAGGTAGAGCGCCGGGGGCCCGGTCGGGGGCGTACTGGTGCGGGTCCAGCCCGGCGGAGTACGGCAGGTTCGGCCCGCTCATCCGCGGTCTCCGCGCTCGCCTGCTTCCGCCTCGGCCGCGCCGGGCGCGGGGCGGACTCGCGGCGAGGCCGGCACGATCAAGTCCTCGCTGGTCTGCGCCGGCTCGTTCCAGGGGAAGACGACCCAGTCCAGCGTGTCCCATACCCACGTGTCCGGGGTGAAGGCCGCCGCCTTGCTGCGGCATAGCGCCGCGGTGCGCACGGCAGTCGGGGCCAGATGCCTGGCCAGCCATCGAACCGCCGCGCGATAGGTGGAGCCGGTGCCGCAGATGTCGTCGACCAGCAGCACCTGGGCACCCCGATGCGCCGCCAGCGCCGCATCGGGTTCCTTCGGCAGCTCGACCTGCCCGGTCGCGGGGAGATACAAGTCGTCGCTGCGATTGTGGCGGGCCGTCAACTCGACGACCGGCACACTGTAGTGGGCGGCGAGCAACCGGGCCAGCGGAACTCCCCCGCGCGCGATCCCGGCCACCACCTCAGGTGCCGGCTCCTGCCCGGCGATCAACGCGGCAGCAGAGGCGAAAGCGTCCTGCGTCAGACGCCAGATGCGCCGGTGCTCGAAGACGCGCTCCACCACCGCCTCGTCGCGAGGCGGGGCGGTGGGGCGGCCGGCCATGGTGTCCACGGGATACCTGCTCTCATTCGGGACGGATGTGGTGGTAGGCGAGGGCGAGGAACTGCTGGGAGAGCACCGGGTCGCTCTCGAACCGGCCGCCGGCCTGCAGCGAGCTGGTGCGGGCAGCCTCCATCCGCACACCCCGCATGCTCATGCACAGGTGCGTGCCGCGGACGGCTACGGCCACGTCGTCGCTGCCGATCACGCAGGCGATCTCTTCAGCGACCTGCCGGGTGAACCGCTCCTGGACCTGGAGACGGCCGGCGTGCCGCTGTGCGATGCGGGCGAACTTCGACAGGCCAACGACCTCTCCGGCGGGCACGTACCCAGCGGCGACCTGCAGGTTCATGGGCAGCATGTGGTGCTCGCAGAGCGACCACACGCTCATGCCGCCCACGACGACCAGTTGGCCGCTCACGTGTGGCTCGGTGAAGCACATCGCGGTCGCGGCGCTGTCTGGGGACAGGAAGGTGTTCCACCAGGACGCGACCCGCTCCGGAGTGCCGGTCAGTCCCTCGCGGGCGGGGTCCTCACCCAGCGCAACCAGGAGCTGGACGATCAGGTCGGAGACCCGGCCGGCGTCGATGCGCGGCGCGGGCATGGCGGGCGCGGGTACGGCGGGCGCGGGTACGGCGCTGCTCACGGCCGCGGTGGGGCTGGCGAAGGAGGTGCTCGTCATGGGCGTCTTCTCGCTTCCGGGGATTGGGGAATGAAAGGGGGGATTGAGCGGTGGCGAGGTCAGCGGCCTCGGGCGTCGGCGAACGCCAGCATGTGCAGCCGGGTGGTGAAGTGCCAGTGCCGGGCCGCGACCGCGTCCGCGAGGACACGGGTCGCCGCGATGATCGCCTCAGCGGTGGTGCCCTCCGGCATCACCCACACCGGCGCGAGCCGGTGGGCGGCGGCCAGTTCGGCGATCCGGTCGAGGTCGGGGACCGAGGAAGCGACGAACTTGAACACGGCACTCCCCGTCGCCGCGAAAGCCTCCAGGGCGGAGGGCACGATGCTCTTGCTCTCGTCCATCCCGAAGCTCTGAACTTTTGGGGAGACGTTGAACCGCACCCCGTCGATCAGCAGCGCCGGGTCGGGCGCGATGGTGCCGTTCGTCTCGAACTCGACCCGCTTCCCGGCGGCCAGCAGCCCCTGGACGAGGGCCGCCAGGTTCCGCTGCTGGATCAGCGGCTCGCCGCCGGTGATCACGACCAGCTCGACCGGCGAGGACGCGGCCCAGGCCATCAGGTCCGCCACGGACCGCTTCGTCGACTCCCTGCGCGGGTCGAACCGGGACCAGTCCCAGGTGTACTTCGTGTCGCACCGCGCGCAGGTCAGGTTGCACCGGGACAGGCGGATGAACAGGGCCGGGTGCCCGCAGCTCGGGCCCTCGCCCTGGAAGGTCGGTGTCTCGACGCCGAAGCATTCCGCGACGATCAGCCAGGACCCGGCGTCGCTCGCCGGCTGCTTGACCATGGTCGGCCCCAGCGCGGTCACTGCCCCTCCACATCGAACCGGGCCCAACTGCGCCCGGTCTCACGGACGCGGACGGCGACCAGGCAGCCGGGGATCGCCGGCTGGACGTTCTGGATGAACCAGCCAGCCAGGAACTGGGCCAGGCGCTCCGAGGTCGGCTCGAAGGGGAGGATCTCGTGAAGGTTGTGGTGGTCGAGCTCGGTGCCCACGAACTTCTTGAAGGGGGCGAGCGCGCCGAAGTCCGTGACGAAGCCGGGCTCCTCCAGGGAAGGAGCGGTGAGGATGACCTCGACCTCGTAGCTGTGCCCGTGCTGGCGGGAGCACTTGTGCTCGGGCGGCAGGCCGGGAAGCCGGTGACCCCCCTCGAAGTCGAATAACTTGCCGATGGTGAAGGTGCCGGGTGGCATCGGAACGGAGCTGAAGTCCATGTTTGTCCCCTTGGGAGTCGGTGACAGGGCGGCTTCGGCCGCCTGCCAGTGAAAGTGATTACGACGGCCGCCGTGTCCCACTGGCTCGGCGGCACCATCCCGATGCCACGGGCACGCCCGTTGATCTGCGAGGTAT contains these protein-coding regions:
- the folE gene encoding GTP cyclohydrolase I FolE; translated protein: MTSTSFASPTAAVSSAVPAPAVPAPAMPAPRIDAGRVSDLIVQLLVALGEDPAREGLTGTPERVASWWNTFLSPDSAATAMCFTEPHVSGQLVVVGGMSVWSLCEHHMLPMNLQVAAGYVPAGEVVGLSKFARIAQRHAGRLQVQERFTRQVAEEIACVIGSDDVAVAVRGTHLCMSMRGVRMEAARTSSLQAGGRFESDPVLSQQFLALAYHHIRPE
- a CDS encoding 7-carboxy-7-deazaguanine synthase QueE, producing MTALGPTMVKQPASDAGSWLIVAECFGVETPTFQGEGPSCGHPALFIRLSRCNLTCARCDTKYTWDWSRFDPRRESTKRSVADLMAWAASSPVELVVITGGEPLIQQRNLAALVQGLLAAGKRVEFETNGTIAPDPALLIDGVRFNVSPKVQSFGMDESKSIVPSALEAFAATGSAVFKFVASSVPDLDRIAELAAAHRLAPVWVMPEGTTAEAIIAATRVLADAVAARHWHFTTRLHMLAFADARGR
- a CDS encoding class I SAM-dependent methyltransferase, giving the protein MSGPNLPYSAGLDPHQYAPDRAPGALPGRFPGSTTMNAAELPEQYVTRPGTPMVGPYSTNQMDDFYAALSRGEAKPSGLMNLLQHLIVAEQCAPNSRVLDVCCGRGLALPLLYRYAPKIGGYVGLDISAANLDEARERIQALRATYGDPFPVELVECDVAQPWPALPSFDIALYTSALEHLPFELGVQSLRNTAAALAQGGVLYLSTPAAVGPPPRPLQYRVHLYEWSRDEAEQVIGDAGLVIEDVMGLLPPAPEVLAAALTGRYGDAAAAWYRNLVERVPKALLDAVSAVAVPDVATELLYVCMRPA
- a CDS encoding 6-carboxytetrahydropterin synthase is translated as MTFNTTSEHAAAPILSRRDVTQIIDAMPLAALHPAAARGDGLAEAARQYLADQRACPWHRDGAAEPVGHGGRRNHFHWQAAEAALSPTPKGTNMDFSSVPMPPGTFTIGKLFDFEGGHRLPGLPPEHKCSRQHGHSYEVEVILTAPSLEEPGFVTDFGALAPFKKFVGTELDHHNLHEILPFEPTSERLAQFLAGWFIQNVQPAIPGCLVAVRVRETGRSWARFDVEGQ
- a CDS encoding phosphoribosyltransferase family protein, with amino-acid sequence MAGRPTAPPRDEAVVERVFEHRRIWRLTQDAFASAAALIAGQEPAPEVVAGIARGGVPLARLLAAHYSVPVVELTARHNRSDDLYLPATGQVELPKEPDAALAAHRGAQVLLVDDICGTGSTYRAAVRWLARHLAPTAVRTAALCRSKAAAFTPDTWVWDTLDWVVFPWNEPAQTSEDLIVPASPRVRPAPGAAEAEAGERGDRG